In Populus trichocarpa isolate Nisqually-1 chromosome 16, P.trichocarpa_v4.1, whole genome shotgun sequence, a genomic segment contains:
- the LOC7465244 gene encoding protein GL2-INTERACTING REPRESSOR 1: MSRRNGSLPKLDLKLNLSPPRVNPRVESPGRSATVSPTSPPSSCVSSEMSQDDTLRYSSSPEATSMVLVGCPRCLMYVMLSENDPKCPKCKSTWLLDFLHDNTTTTTTTMKTRKS, translated from the coding sequence ATGAGTCGAAGAAACGGTAGCCTCCCAAAGCTTGACCTCAAGCTCAACCTATCACCACCAAGGGTGAACCCGAGAGTGGAGTCCCCAGGCCGGTCGGCAACAGTGTCACCAACATCCCCTCCAAGCTCATGTGTGTCGTCAGAGATGAGCCAGGATGACACTCTCAGATACTCTAGTAGCCCTGAGGCTACATCAATGGTGCTTGTGGGATGCCCAAGGTGCCTCATGTATGTGATGCTCTCTGAGAATGACCCTAAATGCCCCAAATGCAAGAGTACATGGCTGCTTGATTTCCTCCATGataacaccaccaccaccaccaccaccatgaaGACAAGGAAGAGCTAG